One genomic window of Cololabis saira isolate AMF1-May2022 chromosome 3, fColSai1.1, whole genome shotgun sequence includes the following:
- the pex5 gene encoding peroxisomal biogenesis factor 5 isoform X2 — MAMRELVEAECGGANPLMKLTGHMTKDDSAWRHRSTPTVPPAPIELATEEELVNEFLQAPPRPPHTFDMGQLLEEMQQIDQQSYRQAPQRAPDVAALALSGDWAAEFLSGPDSAAAPGLTALAEGADADWTREFIAEASDPGRWAEEYLEQSEEKLWLGDLGDKESEWTKEYQPGDELRQTANELVSKVDDPKLQNTEFLRFIRQIGEGSVTVESRTDKELTDKAQAEEAQNWASNVNQVSEDSAEAWVDQFAASGPDFQQAKAAVESDVDFWEKLQEEWEEMAKRDAESHPWLSDFDQLLSSSYDKGYQFEEDNPYLSHPDPLSEGIKRMEAGDIPGAVRFFESAVQKEPDNQLAWQYLGTCQAENEQEFAAISALRRCIELQKDNLTALMALAVSFTNESLHRQACETLRDWMKHNLKYRSVWEEHEQEHQKNSAGDREKEKDRFGSLLPESLFTDVQTLFLHAANSDLSQVDPQLQCGLGVLFNLSGEYDKAVDCFSAALSVTPQDYLLWNKLGATLANGSRSEEAVAAYRRALELQPGFIRSRYNLGISCVNLGAHREAVEHFLEALSLQRQAAGNEVRSARGPGGAAGTVMSDNIWSTLRMALSMMGESPLYAAADRRDLDTLLAHFSQREVDGGTE, encoded by the exons atggcaatgcGGGAGTTGGTGGAGGCAGAATGTGGGGGAGCCAATCCCCTCATGAAGTTGACCGGCCACATGACCAAGGACGACAGCGCGTGGCGGCACCGCTCAACACCTACA GTTCCCCCTGCTCCCATTGAATTAGCAACTGAAGAAGAG CTGGTGAATGAGTTCCTTCAGGCCCCACCACGACCTCCACACACATTTGACATGGGTCAGCTGTTGGAGGAAATGCAGCAGATTGACCAGCAGAGCTACAGACAGGCTCCACAGAGAG ctCCAGATGTGGCAGCACTGGCACTCTCTGGTGATTGGGCCGCTGAGTTCCTCTCAGGACCTGACTCTGCTGCCGCACCAGGGCTCACTGCCCTTGCTGAAGGAGCTgacgctgattggacgagagaATTCATTGCTGAAGCTTCAG ATCCTGGACGGTGGGCAGAAGAGTACCTGGAGCAGTCTGAGGAGAAACTGTGGCTCGGGGACCTTGGAGACAAGGAAAGTGAATG GACAAAAGAGTATCAGCCTGGAGATGAGTTGCGAcaaacggccaatgagcttgtCTCAAAGGTTGATGACCCCAAGTTACAAAACACAGAG TTCCTGCGATTCATTAGGCAAATTGGCGAGGGCAGTGTGACAGTGGAGAGCAGAACAGACAAAGAGCTCACAGATAAAGCTCAGGCTGAGGAGGCTCAGAACTGGGCCTCCAACGTCAACCAG GTTTCAGAGGACTCGGCTGAAGCATGGGTAGACCAGTTCGCTGCATCAGGCCCAGATTTTCAACAAGCCAAAGCAGCTGTGGAG AGTGATGTGGATTTCTGGGAAAAGCTGCAAGAGGAGTGGGAGGAGATGGCCAAGAGAGATGCAGAGAGTCATCCCTGGCTGTCTGACTTCGACCAGCTTCTCAGTTCTTCTTACGACAAG GGTTATCAGTTTGAAGAGGACAACCCCTACTTATCCCACCCAGACCCTTTGTCAGAGGGGATAAAGAGAATGGAGGCAGGAGACATCCCCGGGGCTGTACGGTTCTTTGAAAGTGCTGTACAGAAGGAACCAGACAACCAGCTG GCATGGCAATATCTAGGCACCTGTCAAGCAGAGAACGAGCAAGAATTTGCTGCCATCAGCGCCCTCCGCAG ATGTATAGAACTGCAGAAGGACAATCTGACTGCCCTGATGGCGTTGGCCGTCAGTTTCACTAACGAGTCTCTGCACAGGCAGGCCTGTGAGACTCTTCGAGACTGGATGAAGCACAATCTGAAATATCGCTCTGTGTGGGAAGAGCATGAGCAGGAACACCAAAAGAATAGCGCCGGAGAcagggagaaggagaaggacAGGTTTGGATCGCTGTTGCCGGA ATCGCTGTTCACTGATGTCCAGACCCTGTTCCTGCACGCAGCCAACTCTGACCTTAGCCAGGTCGACCCCCAGCTACAGTGTGGCCTAGGAGTCCTTTTCAACCTCAGTGGAGAATACGATAAGGCAGTGGACTGTTTTAGCGCTGCTCTCTCCGTCACTCCACAG GACTACCTTTTGTGGAATAAGTTGGGTGCTACTCTGGCCAATGGGAGCCGATCAGAGGAGGCGGTAGCCGCCTACAGAAGAGCTCTGGAGCTTCAACCAGGTTTCATCCGCAGTCGCTATAACTTGGGAATCAGCTGTGTTAACTTAGGCGCACATag AGAGGCAGTGGAGCACTTCCTCGAAGCCCTGTCTCTGCAGCGGCAGGCTGCAGGAAATGAAGTGAGATCTGCAAGGGGGCCAGGCGGGGCAGCGGGCACAGTGATGTCTGACAATATCTGGTCCACCTTACGCATGGCTCTCAGTATGATGGGAGAGAGCCCTCTGTATGCTGCCGCCGACCGGCGAGACTTGGACACATTGCTGGCTCATTTCAGCCAGAGAGAGGTGGATGGTGGGACTGAATGA
- the pex5 gene encoding peroxisomal biogenesis factor 5 isoform X1: protein MAMRELVEAECGGANPLMKLTGHMTKDDSAWRHRSTPTVPPAPIELATEEELVNEFLQAPPRPPHTFDMGQLLEEMQQIDQQSYRQAPQRAPDVAALALSGDWAAEFLSGPDSAAAPGLTALAEGADADWTREFIAEASDPGRWAEEYLEQSEEKLWLGDLGDKESEWTKEYQPGDELRQTANELVSKVDDPKLQNTEFLRFIRQIGEGSVTVESRTDKELTDKAQAEEAQNWASNVNQFLVQTGGGSLPLETQEMNQKIESVKAKQARHWAKVVRQVSEDSAEAWVDQFAASGPDFQQAKAAVESDVDFWEKLQEEWEEMAKRDAESHPWLSDFDQLLSSSYDKGYQFEEDNPYLSHPDPLSEGIKRMEAGDIPGAVRFFESAVQKEPDNQLAWQYLGTCQAENEQEFAAISALRRCIELQKDNLTALMALAVSFTNESLHRQACETLRDWMKHNLKYRSVWEEHEQEHQKNSAGDREKEKDRFGSLLPESLFTDVQTLFLHAANSDLSQVDPQLQCGLGVLFNLSGEYDKAVDCFSAALSVTPQDYLLWNKLGATLANGSRSEEAVAAYRRALELQPGFIRSRYNLGISCVNLGAHREAVEHFLEALSLQRQAAGNEVRSARGPGGAAGTVMSDNIWSTLRMALSMMGESPLYAAADRRDLDTLLAHFSQREVDGGTE, encoded by the exons atggcaatgcGGGAGTTGGTGGAGGCAGAATGTGGGGGAGCCAATCCCCTCATGAAGTTGACCGGCCACATGACCAAGGACGACAGCGCGTGGCGGCACCGCTCAACACCTACA GTTCCCCCTGCTCCCATTGAATTAGCAACTGAAGAAGAG CTGGTGAATGAGTTCCTTCAGGCCCCACCACGACCTCCACACACATTTGACATGGGTCAGCTGTTGGAGGAAATGCAGCAGATTGACCAGCAGAGCTACAGACAGGCTCCACAGAGAG ctCCAGATGTGGCAGCACTGGCACTCTCTGGTGATTGGGCCGCTGAGTTCCTCTCAGGACCTGACTCTGCTGCCGCACCAGGGCTCACTGCCCTTGCTGAAGGAGCTgacgctgattggacgagagaATTCATTGCTGAAGCTTCAG ATCCTGGACGGTGGGCAGAAGAGTACCTGGAGCAGTCTGAGGAGAAACTGTGGCTCGGGGACCTTGGAGACAAGGAAAGTGAATG GACAAAAGAGTATCAGCCTGGAGATGAGTTGCGAcaaacggccaatgagcttgtCTCAAAGGTTGATGACCCCAAGTTACAAAACACAGAG TTCCTGCGATTCATTAGGCAAATTGGCGAGGGCAGTGTGACAGTGGAGAGCAGAACAGACAAAGAGCTCACAGATAAAGCTCAGGCTGAGGAGGCTCAGAACTGGGCCTCCAACGTCAACCAG TTCCTGGTTCAGACGGGGGGAGGGAGTCTTCCTTTGGAAACCCAAGAGATGAATCAGAAGATTGAGAGCGTTAAAGCTAAGCAAGCACGACATTGGGCCAAAGTCGTCAGGCAG GTTTCAGAGGACTCGGCTGAAGCATGGGTAGACCAGTTCGCTGCATCAGGCCCAGATTTTCAACAAGCCAAAGCAGCTGTGGAG AGTGATGTGGATTTCTGGGAAAAGCTGCAAGAGGAGTGGGAGGAGATGGCCAAGAGAGATGCAGAGAGTCATCCCTGGCTGTCTGACTTCGACCAGCTTCTCAGTTCTTCTTACGACAAG GGTTATCAGTTTGAAGAGGACAACCCCTACTTATCCCACCCAGACCCTTTGTCAGAGGGGATAAAGAGAATGGAGGCAGGAGACATCCCCGGGGCTGTACGGTTCTTTGAAAGTGCTGTACAGAAGGAACCAGACAACCAGCTG GCATGGCAATATCTAGGCACCTGTCAAGCAGAGAACGAGCAAGAATTTGCTGCCATCAGCGCCCTCCGCAG ATGTATAGAACTGCAGAAGGACAATCTGACTGCCCTGATGGCGTTGGCCGTCAGTTTCACTAACGAGTCTCTGCACAGGCAGGCCTGTGAGACTCTTCGAGACTGGATGAAGCACAATCTGAAATATCGCTCTGTGTGGGAAGAGCATGAGCAGGAACACCAAAAGAATAGCGCCGGAGAcagggagaaggagaaggacAGGTTTGGATCGCTGTTGCCGGA ATCGCTGTTCACTGATGTCCAGACCCTGTTCCTGCACGCAGCCAACTCTGACCTTAGCCAGGTCGACCCCCAGCTACAGTGTGGCCTAGGAGTCCTTTTCAACCTCAGTGGAGAATACGATAAGGCAGTGGACTGTTTTAGCGCTGCTCTCTCCGTCACTCCACAG GACTACCTTTTGTGGAATAAGTTGGGTGCTACTCTGGCCAATGGGAGCCGATCAGAGGAGGCGGTAGCCGCCTACAGAAGAGCTCTGGAGCTTCAACCAGGTTTCATCCGCAGTCGCTATAACTTGGGAATCAGCTGTGTTAACTTAGGCGCACATag AGAGGCAGTGGAGCACTTCCTCGAAGCCCTGTCTCTGCAGCGGCAGGCTGCAGGAAATGAAGTGAGATCTGCAAGGGGGCCAGGCGGGGCAGCGGGCACAGTGATGTCTGACAATATCTGGTCCACCTTACGCATGGCTCTCAGTATGATGGGAGAGAGCCCTCTGTATGCTGCCGCCGACCGGCGAGACTTGGACACATTGCTGGCTCATTTCAGCCAGAGAGAGGTGGATGGTGGGACTGAATGA
- the pex5 gene encoding peroxisomal biogenesis factor 5 isoform X3, giving the protein MAMRELVEAECGGANPLMKLTGHMTKDDSAWRHRSTPTVPPAPIELATEEELVNEFLQAPPRPPHTFDMGQLLEEMQQIDQQSYRQAPQRAPDVAALALSGDWAAEFLSGPDSAAAPGLTALAEGADADWTREFIAEASDPGRWAEEYLEQSEEKLWLGDLGDKESEWTKEYQPGDELRQTANELVSKVDDPKLQNTEVSEDSAEAWVDQFAASGPDFQQAKAAVESDVDFWEKLQEEWEEMAKRDAESHPWLSDFDQLLSSSYDKGYQFEEDNPYLSHPDPLSEGIKRMEAGDIPGAVRFFESAVQKEPDNQLAWQYLGTCQAENEQEFAAISALRRCIELQKDNLTALMALAVSFTNESLHRQACETLRDWMKHNLKYRSVWEEHEQEHQKNSAGDREKEKDRFGSLLPESLFTDVQTLFLHAANSDLSQVDPQLQCGLGVLFNLSGEYDKAVDCFSAALSVTPQDYLLWNKLGATLANGSRSEEAVAAYRRALELQPGFIRSRYNLGISCVNLGAHREAVEHFLEALSLQRQAAGNEVRSARGPGGAAGTVMSDNIWSTLRMALSMMGESPLYAAADRRDLDTLLAHFSQREVDGGTE; this is encoded by the exons atggcaatgcGGGAGTTGGTGGAGGCAGAATGTGGGGGAGCCAATCCCCTCATGAAGTTGACCGGCCACATGACCAAGGACGACAGCGCGTGGCGGCACCGCTCAACACCTACA GTTCCCCCTGCTCCCATTGAATTAGCAACTGAAGAAGAG CTGGTGAATGAGTTCCTTCAGGCCCCACCACGACCTCCACACACATTTGACATGGGTCAGCTGTTGGAGGAAATGCAGCAGATTGACCAGCAGAGCTACAGACAGGCTCCACAGAGAG ctCCAGATGTGGCAGCACTGGCACTCTCTGGTGATTGGGCCGCTGAGTTCCTCTCAGGACCTGACTCTGCTGCCGCACCAGGGCTCACTGCCCTTGCTGAAGGAGCTgacgctgattggacgagagaATTCATTGCTGAAGCTTCAG ATCCTGGACGGTGGGCAGAAGAGTACCTGGAGCAGTCTGAGGAGAAACTGTGGCTCGGGGACCTTGGAGACAAGGAAAGTGAATG GACAAAAGAGTATCAGCCTGGAGATGAGTTGCGAcaaacggccaatgagcttgtCTCAAAGGTTGATGACCCCAAGTTACAAAACACAGAG GTTTCAGAGGACTCGGCTGAAGCATGGGTAGACCAGTTCGCTGCATCAGGCCCAGATTTTCAACAAGCCAAAGCAGCTGTGGAG AGTGATGTGGATTTCTGGGAAAAGCTGCAAGAGGAGTGGGAGGAGATGGCCAAGAGAGATGCAGAGAGTCATCCCTGGCTGTCTGACTTCGACCAGCTTCTCAGTTCTTCTTACGACAAG GGTTATCAGTTTGAAGAGGACAACCCCTACTTATCCCACCCAGACCCTTTGTCAGAGGGGATAAAGAGAATGGAGGCAGGAGACATCCCCGGGGCTGTACGGTTCTTTGAAAGTGCTGTACAGAAGGAACCAGACAACCAGCTG GCATGGCAATATCTAGGCACCTGTCAAGCAGAGAACGAGCAAGAATTTGCTGCCATCAGCGCCCTCCGCAG ATGTATAGAACTGCAGAAGGACAATCTGACTGCCCTGATGGCGTTGGCCGTCAGTTTCACTAACGAGTCTCTGCACAGGCAGGCCTGTGAGACTCTTCGAGACTGGATGAAGCACAATCTGAAATATCGCTCTGTGTGGGAAGAGCATGAGCAGGAACACCAAAAGAATAGCGCCGGAGAcagggagaaggagaaggacAGGTTTGGATCGCTGTTGCCGGA ATCGCTGTTCACTGATGTCCAGACCCTGTTCCTGCACGCAGCCAACTCTGACCTTAGCCAGGTCGACCCCCAGCTACAGTGTGGCCTAGGAGTCCTTTTCAACCTCAGTGGAGAATACGATAAGGCAGTGGACTGTTTTAGCGCTGCTCTCTCCGTCACTCCACAG GACTACCTTTTGTGGAATAAGTTGGGTGCTACTCTGGCCAATGGGAGCCGATCAGAGGAGGCGGTAGCCGCCTACAGAAGAGCTCTGGAGCTTCAACCAGGTTTCATCCGCAGTCGCTATAACTTGGGAATCAGCTGTGTTAACTTAGGCGCACATag AGAGGCAGTGGAGCACTTCCTCGAAGCCCTGTCTCTGCAGCGGCAGGCTGCAGGAAATGAAGTGAGATCTGCAAGGGGGCCAGGCGGGGCAGCGGGCACAGTGATGTCTGACAATATCTGGTCCACCTTACGCATGGCTCTCAGTATGATGGGAGAGAGCCCTCTGTATGCTGCCGCCGACCGGCGAGACTTGGACACATTGCTGGCTCATTTCAGCCAGAGAGAGGTGGATGGTGGGACTGAATGA
- the cdca3 gene encoding cell division cycle-associated protein 3 has product MGSSESKMSASAAMKPEPAMKKTCVSHLVDPRSPSAIISRTPIQIAGPESKSSTEVKSNCPLVFVDPRSPTVGITRTPVRDVMRATVGSFARRLGQLFHNEAEGKAPEGPKICFNDTVADDLRAEEMASTTPLLAPQLTKNSLAEHANLLATPKLLPLQTTADSSPFVLLEETQVEADFTLEEAEEARESPLHKRLSMSLITCNEGAPSSQIYAEVHSESDQVSEPSGGVQPVGADVEHSYALASISAAPESSEQPLVPDLVPSPVKETPAHPEEAEKLPSSEETKELNGEPSLPAVPSDPPTVPSPKQSQVCNGIRCPTFDPKSPSQVEFKPQWLGKGFGASGLRARGKQGGGKGGSSPLAFRVAVKNLTNENKGQSGKIKQKDTAGRSPLQTLRETNSPRDQRSQMKLKASTPDKQRPGQLDRRVLVCLDKENR; this is encoded by the exons ATGGGATCAAGTGAGAGTAAGATGTCTGCGTCTGCTGCGatgaaaccagaaccagccatGAAGAAAACTTGTGTCAGTCATCTGGTAGATCCACGCTCTCCCTCAGCTATCATCTCTCGAACACCCATTCAG ATTGCTGGACCCGAGTCCAAATCCTCTACTGAGGTAAAAAGCAACTGTCCCCTGGTGTTCGTGGACCCCCGCTCACCTACAGTTGGCATTACTCGCACCCCTGTCAGAGATGTCATGAGAg CAACTGTTGGGTCTTTTGCTCGCCGTCTTGGTCAGTTATTCCACAATGAGGCTGAAGGCAAAGCACCTGAAGGTCCTAAGATATGCTTCAATGATACCGTGGCAGATGACCTCAGGGCTGAAGAGATGGCGTCCACTACGCCCCTCCTGGCTCCTCAGTTGACCAAAAACTCTCTAGCTGAGCATGCTAATCTCCTGGCCACCCCTAAACTGCTCCCTCTTCAGACCACAGCTGACTCGAGTCCCTTTGTGCTTCTTGAGGAAACTCAGGTGGAAGCAGATTTTACCCTTGAAGAAGCTGAGGAAGCAAGAGAGAGTCCTCTTCACAAGAGACTAAGTATGAGCCTGATTACATGCAATGAGGGAGCACCTTCCTCTCAAATCTATGCTGAAGTGCACAGTGAAAGTGACCAGGTCTCAGAACCTAGTGGAGGAGTGCAGCCAGTCGGGGCTGATGTTGAGCACTCCTATGCCCTTGCTTCCATCTCAGCTGCACCCGAGTCCTCAGAGCAACCCCTTGTCCCTGATCTGGTGCCTTCCCCAGTTAAGGAAACTCCTGCACACCCAGAGGAAGCCGAAAAACTGCCATCGTCTGAGGAAACTAAAGAGCTCAATGGAGAACCTTCATTGCCTGCAGTACCATCAGATCCCCCGACTGTTCCCAGCCCAAAACAGTCACAAGTCTGCAATGGGATCCGCTGCCCTACTTTTGACCCGAAGAGCCCCAGTCAGGTGGAGTTCAAGCCCCAGTGGCTGGGAAAAGGCTTTGGTGCTTCTGGGTTAAGAGCTAGAGGAAAACAAGGTGGTGGAAAAGGAGGCTCATCTCCCCTCGCCTTCCGGGTGGCGGTTAAAAACCTAACCAATGAAAATAAGGGACAGTCTGGAAAAATTAAGCAGAAAG ATACTGCGGGCCGCTCTCCTCTGCAGACTCTTAGGGAGACCAACTCTCCCCGGGACCAGCGCTCTCAG ATGAAGCTGAAGGCGTCCACTCCAGACAAACAAAGGCCTGGACAGCTGGACCGTCGAGTGCTGGTGTGTCTGGACAAGGAGAACAGATGA